A region of the Silene latifolia isolate original U9 population chromosome 9, ASM4854445v1, whole genome shotgun sequence genome:
AAAAATAATGCCTGGTTGTATACTTTTTACAAAGATAGACATCGTTGGGTTCCCACTTTTCTAACTGATTGTTTTCGGGCAGGCATGTCAACTACACAGAGAAATGAGAGTGTAAATGCTTTTTTTAAGGGTTATGTTAATAGTAAGACATCATTAAAAGAGTTTGTGCTTAAATATGATCTTGCCCTCGGTGCAAAATGTGACAAGGAAAGACTGGCAGAGCACCAGTCAAGGAACACAAGGTACCAGATTGTTACTAAATTTGCTGCCGAAAGATTTTTTCAACCAGTCTACACACACTATACATTCCAAAAGGTGATGGATGAGGTAAGAGGTTGCATGTATACTACTCCTAGTATCCATACAGATGAAGAAGATTTCAGAGAGTTCAAGGTGGAAGACACTCATGAATTGCCGATAGAGAAGAGGGTAGAGTACACGGTGAAGTTACAGAAGGGCACAAATGAAGTATATTGTAGTTGTAAGCTTTTTGAAACACGTGGCATCATGTGTCGGCATTCTCTAAAAATTCTTTATGATGCAGgggtccaacaaattcccaacTCCAATATTGTTAATCGATGGAGGAAGGATATTGATAGACCGTACATGAGAGTTAAAGTTCCTTATTATGATCCAGTGAAAAGTGAGTGTGTTATGAGGAATCAAAAAATGCAAGAGGAATTTGAAAAACTTGCCATTAAAGCAATGAATTCTGCTGGTGACTTCGATACTATATTGACTGGTATTACGACTATTAGCCAAAATTGTACAACGCAGAATGACATTGCTAATGAGGGTAGAATGTCATCTGAACAAGTCAACCAAAATGAAGATTAGCGAGGTATCATATTTTTCATGGATAATTCAGATAGATCTCAGACTAAGGTTGCATTACAAAACCCGAATCAAGTGAAAGCTATCAGAAGACCAAGAATAACAGTTAGACAAAAGCAGGCCGTTGTCTCAAGGAAAAAAATCACAGAGGAcaaacctgcaaaacaaaacatCTCGGGTTAGCATAACTAGTATTTTTCGTATCATGAAGTTTTGTAGTACTGTCATGAATGACGCTTCTTGGAGAGTACAATTGCAGGAGTGAGTAGTATTGATGCACAATTTAAGACGCTAAATTAATTTCTTGATTGAGCAGGACTATACTGGAGTTGCTTTGCCAAGAAAATTTCCTGGACTTATGTGTTTCTTTTTCCTGTTAATAGCAGTAGGGGTAGTTACTATGTTGGGTTTACTTTTGGTACTTGCATTTTTATGTTCTCGTTATTGCTTTTGATTTCCATTGTTTCACCAAAAAAATTAACAGGAAAACATTCCAAAGAAGAGGTAAAATAGAAATACTGCAACTGCACAAGATGAAATGGCCTCGGATGAAGATGATTTATTTCTAGGGCCAAGTGCGAGTGTTGCTAATTGTGGACCAACAACTCACTTATCAGATGCTATATATCATCCCGGTGAATATACaaggatgttggtgtgggagcATTTAAATCAACAAAAATtgagagatgtagagagagagagagagagaaaaaaaaacaaaaaatcccaaaaaaatcATTAAACCCTAAAATTAATCGATGTCGATCGATTGTTCTGATCCAATTCAATTCCCTCCCCTAATCTCAAATCAACCAATACAATCAACAAATAATCAGGTCTCTTCGTCTGCCTCGACTGCTACTACGGTGGCTGTTGGTGGACCGGATTGTGAACAAAGTCAGAAAACTGCGGATGTTAACCAGTTAGTCGGTATTCCTCCATATGATCTGGATACTATAGCCCCAAATGATGATTGGGTTATTCAAACCAGACGAAGGGGGAAGCAGCCTTTAACTAGCATCCCAGGGGAACCTTCTGACCGATTGCAGTTTTCAGATGATGACGTGAAAGAAGAATTAGAGTATTGGAAGAATTCTGTTTATAGCTTCGTGCTTGGGGCAAATCCGCCTGTTGAGGTGGTTGAAGGCTTTCTTAAGCGCCTCTGGGCGAATTACCCCATTGATAAGATCTCATTCTGTGCCAATGGAGTCTTCCTGGTGCGATTTCGGAATAGTCAAGCCAGGAATCAAATTCTTCAACAAGGTCACTTTTCTTCGATAATAAACCATTAATAGTTCGTCCTTGGGATGAAGGCGTGGCCCTGGAGAAAGAGGATATTAAAGAAGTACCAGTTTGGGTGAAAATTTTCAACCTTCCTCTCAAGTTTTGGGGGAAGTGTTTACCTCGAATTGCTGGAATTATGGGTAAGTATGTAAGGTGTGATGATGCTACTCAAGGAAAAACGCGACTTGGATTTTCTAGGGTTATGATTAATGTCCCCTTTGGCCAACCAATCCCTGACTCTGTCAAGTTTCGAGATGTTGATGGTAGCACAGTCTGCCTGAAAGTGGAATTTGAATGGAAACTACTTCTTTGTACTAAGTGCAAAGAAGTGGGGCATGAAGTTACTAAGTGTAGGAAAGGCAAGAAAGACGGCAAAAAGGAAGTTCCTCAGAAGACTACAAGTCAGGGTGGGAAAAAGCAATAGAGACCTAAGCAGAATCAGAAACCTGATGTCCCT
Encoded here:
- the LOC141601596 gene encoding protein FAR-RED IMPAIRED RESPONSE 1-like yields the protein MDLECDGRIRNVMWVDARSRAAYKDFSDSVGLDSTYLKNKYEMSFAPFIGINHRGQTILLGCALLSREDIKTYRWLLRTWVDCMGGVAPKAIITDHSVPITKAIKLEMPNTRHRWCLWHIMEKQNKKFKSYKYFHEIKRAMSRCVYDSMSVDEFEVSWKEFVDLYELKNNAWLYTFYKDRHRWVPTFLTDCFRAGMSTTQRNESVNAFFKGYVNSKTSLKEFVLKYDLALGAKCDKERLAEHQSRNTRYQIVTKFAAERFFQPVYTHYTFQKVMDEVRGCMYTTPSIHTDEEDFREFKVEDTHELPIEKRVEYTVKLQKGTNEVYCSCKLFETRGIMCRHSLKILYDAGVQQIPNSNIVNRWRKDIDRPYMRVKVPYYDPVKSECVMRNQKMQEEFEKLAIKAMNSAGDFDTILTGITTISQNCTTQNDIANEGRMSSEQVNQNED